AGATCGGACTGCTCGCCGGTTACCGAAAGATCTTTGATCTCGAACGCGCTCTCCTTGTAGCTCAAAGCTTTGGTCGCTGCTTTGCGAGTTTCGCCAGCGGCCAGGTTGGTGAAACGGACTTCGGCAGGATCAAGGACGACGGCCTGGACAACGCTACCGGTGATCCGCAGTTCAAGCAGCGAATTGCGAGGATCGTTGGTCGCGATGCGGGCCGTCTGGGCAAAGTCTTCCTGGTACGATTTCGGTCGCCATTCCAACTTGATTTCGGTCGACTCGCCAGGAGCGACCTCCAATTTGTCTCCTTCTTTCAAGTCGGCCATGGTGCACTTGCAGGTAGTGCCTTCCATGGTCAGCTCAAGCACCCCTTGCCCCTCGTTTCTGACAATGAACGTGTGCTTGCCCACCGAGTTCAATTCCATGCGGCCAAACACAAAGACCGTCCCCCCTTCGACAACTGCCTGGGGGGCATCGTCCGAAATTGGAATCGACTTCCACGATTGATCCGGATCGGTAATCGGGCCGAAGTGATTGGGGAGCGAAGCATCGCGGTAAGCGATGCCATAACCGGCTGCGGAGCCAATTAGCAGACAAACAAGCAACAGGGCGATCGGTTTCATGGCACTGGTAAGGAAAAGAGAGGGGATGATCGAGCGAGAAAACTACCCTTCCATTGTACGCAAATTCTCAACGACTTGTTTGGCAGAAAGTTTCGGATCTGGGGCCGGCTTCTGGTTCTCGACCGTTTTCCAGGGGCCTGGATCGTGAATTTTCAGTCGATTGAGGTAGCGTTCAGCGTGGGGATTCAGTTCATCCAGTCGCAATGCCTCGTTGGCGTGGACAAGACTTTCTTCTTGCAAACCCGCCAGATGTAGGGCCCAGGCCAGTTGGGCATGGTGAATGGCCCTGTTGGGGAACAGACGCGTCGCTTCGCGGAAATGGTCGATCGCGGCGAGCAAGTCGTCGGGGTTATCGGATTGGCGATAAATGTCGAGCAGCCACTCGCCGGCGGAATTGTGCAGGGGAAACGAGTGCCCCGCACGCTCGAACGTTTTGGCCAGGGCATCCTCAAAGCTGTCCCGCAGCGGCTGCCGGACCTCGAGGCTGGCATCTGGGTTGTTCACCCAGCCTTGGAAGTAAACGCTGGCCAGTGCGGACGGGCCTTCTTTGCTCCACGTATCGGCCGCCGTCGCCATCTGGGCGTGCTGCTGCATGGCCTGCCAGTCACCGCGCCGTGCGGCCAGCGTCGAGAGGCTCATCTGCGTACGTCGCGCTTGCGAAGGTTGAATCCCCCACAGCGTCACCACCATGAGGCCAACCGCCCCAACTCCCAGCGGAAGGAGTTTCCTTGGGGTATCTTCCAGAATAATGCTCGGCTGGAGGGGGGAAGCAATTGCCGCAAGTAAGAAGAGCGAACCAGCAACACTTGGAAAGCTGATGCCCCCAGCCGCTAACAGGTCAATGGTCAGAGCGGCCACCGCAATGCACAGCCACAGACGCTGGTTCTGCGCGATTGGCTTGCCCCACAAGGTCATTGCGACCAGGCCTGTGGGAAGGATGCCCACAAACAGCGGCATGAAGTCAGGCGGTACTTCCTGCATGATCATCTGCAGCAGTGGCGCGAAAACCAACGCCAGCCCGGCACCAAGCCACAGCGGATATGCGGAGCGATTGTCCGCGTCGTCAGCAGGAGGCTTCGGCGTGGCTTCGGTGGGCTGAGGATCTCGGGCGATGCTTAACGTCCACAACACCATCGCGGCCACCAACAGCAACAACGCCGGCGTGCCCGCCGAGGCCCATACTTCAAAGATAAAGTTGTGAGGGTCAGCGACCGTTTCGCTGGCCATCGGCAGCATGAACTCAGGATAGTAGCCTTGAAAGTTGGAGAGCCCGCAGCCAAATATCGGGTGATTCGCGATAATTGCCGCTGCCCCTTGCCAGTATTGAAGCCGGTAGAGCACCGACTTGGGGGCTTCGCTCAAGACCTCGACATCCAGCACGCCGGTAACGAAGCCCAGCATGAACAGGCCCAGGAAAACCGTCAGGCCAGCGGCAGGAATCACCCACGAGACGCGTCGACCGATCGACGTTCCGTAAAGTCCCAATAGGCCTAACCCAAACAGGGTTGCCAGCCAGGCCGTGCGGCTCTTGGTAAGCAGAAGGCAAATGCCAACCAGTGCAATCGCAACCGCCAGGCCAGCGATACGCTTCCAGTTTGTCTCAGGGGAAAACGAATTCTTCAGCCAGCCGATCGAAACCAAAATCCACGGCACGAGAAAGCCGGCCAACGAGTTGGTCAGCGTGAAGGTGGCGACCGGTTCGGTGCTGTTCAAGCGACTCTCGAACAACGCACGTATCGGATTGCCAGGCGTCGGATCGATGCCGTTATCCATCAGGATCTGCTCGGCGTTTGCCGCATAGCCGGCACGCTGGGCCGGCATTTCGACCAGGTATTGATAGATGGCAAACGAGGAAACGAAGACCGCCAGGCAGAGCATCGCCGAAAGCAACGCATGCCGCTGCGCTTCGGTGACCACCCATTGTCGAATCAGGAAGTAAGCGATCAGCACGCTCGCATAATCCCAGTAGCTGTTGAACGCGGCCCGCAGGTTCCCTTCCCCGGCGACAAACCAGGTCGAAATAGCCAGCCAGACGAGAAACCCTGCCAGGCAGGTTTCGGTCCAACTCCAGCGGACTTCGAGTTTGGGTTTCATGAGCGCCGTGGCACCCCACAACACCAGCAGCAGGCACCACGCCACGGCTAGCCATAGTTCGGCTCCTCGTTCGGGAGATCCTTCACTGGAAACCAGCGGTGTGACGACGGCTAGAAACGCGATGCCGGTTCCGACGAGGCTGGGCAACAGAGACGAGCCAGAGGACTCGTTGGATTGACGCCGGTTTTGCTTTTGCTTGGATGCCATTTACTCGCTTCGATTCCGTTCTTTCCGACGAGCCGCCTTTTCGATCAAAGCGATCAGGCAGAGAACACAAAACACCAAAAGTAAAACAAAAATTGCCCCAATCCAATCGACCATGTGCAAAAGCAACGCGCCCAGGCCACAGGTCATCGTCAGCAAGTAAATCACCATCACGGCGCTCGTCTTGCTGAAGCCCATCTCGACTAGCCGATGCGAGAAGTGGCATTTGTCGGCCTGAAACGGGCTACGTCCTTCACGAATACGAATGTAAAGCACCGTGATCAGGTCATACAGCGGCACGGCCAGTATGCATAGCGGCGCGAGGATCGCATGTTGGCGGTTGTTTTCGTAGCTGCCAAATGTCGCCAGGATGGTCATCACGGCCATGCAGAAGCCAATCAGGTAGCTACCGGCGTCTCCCATGAAAATCTTCGCGGGAGGACGGTTGTGATAGAGGAAGCCGAGAATCGAACCGGTTAGCACCAGCAGAAACCCTCCGACAAAGAGTTGAGGTCCGGCAGTGGTCGGATCAGGGGCCAATAGCAGCACCGAAGCCAACATGAACGAACCAATCCCGGCAATCCCAGCCGAGAGCCCATCCATGTTGTCGAGCATGTTGAACGAATTGATCAACGCCACGATCCAAAACAGCGTGACGATTTCTGGTATCCAAGGAATCTCGACGAAAAAGCTGAGCTTCCAACCGAGGAACCAAACCACGGTCGCGGCTACCGCAAATTGGACGGCCAGACGAACTTTCCAGCCCAGCCCCGTCAAGTCATCGAGCAGACCCACGGTGAACAGCACCGTTGCCAGGGTTAATAGTGTCCACAGCGACACGGCTTTCTCTTGATAGCCGGCCAGGTGAGGCTGGGCGAAATCCCAGCCCCGCTGTAGGAGACCGGAACTGAAAGTCATGTCGGGGTGGTTCGACGCGTACCAGACCAGGGCCTGAGCGATCGCAAAGGGGACGACAAGCCCGACCCAAATTCCGATGCCGCCCCCAAGTGGCGTGGGAATCACGTGTACTTTGCGTTCGTTCGGCAGATCAACCAGGCCCAGCTTGGGTGCCCAGCGGCGCACCAGCGACGTCGTGATGAGTGACAGAATCAACCCCGGCAGCATGGCCGCGACGATAAAAGCAAAGGCAATGCCAGGGCTCCAGGTCACAGTTTTTCCTAGGCAAAAGAGTTAAGGATGGAAGAGGAACGATTCCATTCTATTTAAAAAGGGGGTGAATCGTAGACCGCCCTGTTCGCTTTCTAAGAGGCCATCTGCTGGCGAAGGTAGGCCCGGCAGCGATCGAAAAACTCGTGATACTCGGGCCGCTGGTAGTCGGGATAGGTCCAGGGCCACGAGGTCCATGCCTTGCGACGAAAGTGAAGCGTGACCTCGGCGTAGATACCATCTCGCAAATAAATGCGGTGATCACGATCCTTGGTGGTCGCCAGGACCAGCTTGGCCTCGGAGATGTAGCCGGGGTCAAGATTCAGCGGACGCTCTTCCGGCCACTGGCCCTTTTGGGCGTACGTTTCTTCCCAACTGTTGGACGTTCGTTTCCAGTCTGGCAGATCGCCGGGAGAGCGAAGCTGAGAAAATGCCCAAAACTGCTTGTATTGGCCAGGCCCCATTTCCTGATCGTAATAGGTTGTTTCGGTCAGCAGGAAGGGCTCGCTGATCAGGGCGATCTCGCCCCACTGGGCTTCGGCTTGCTCCCTTCCCCACTCCAGTGCTGCCGGGTAGCGACTAAACGCGGCGATGATCGGCAAGATTTTCCGCGGCTGTTGGATTTCTCCCACTCGGGATTCTCTTTCGAAGGGGTTGAGAGGGGACGGAATGAATGATCCCGTTATCTTACAAGAAATAAAAATGCCGCGGATGTTTCCATCCGCGGCACTTTTGTAAGCGTCTTTCGACTTTCTCTTTACACCTTAGAAGGTGAAGATAGCGTCGAAGCCGTAGAACACACAGTCATCGTGCGTGCCTTCAGCGTATGGCGTGCCGCCGTTGCCGTAGATACCGTCGAACTTCTCTAAGCGAACTTCGGGACGAACGATAACATTGGCGTTTGGCTTCCAGTTCAAGCCAATGGTCGTGGCGTAGTAGCTACCTGGGCCGTTACCGACGCGGGCACCGTCTTCGTCACAGAACCATTCAGCACGGATACCAGCCGACCAGCAGTCGTTGATTTCCTTGAAGAAGTACTGGTTAACACCGTACCAGTAAGCAGCTTCGCCAGGGATGTTCGTCTGAACGCCCAAGTCGTGCTGGAAGACGTAGCTGTAGCCACATCCCAGGTCATGAGTCAGCACGAAGCTGTTCATGTAGATGTTACCACCGTTGGTCTTGCCCCAGTCACCGGCGTTGACGGCCCAAGTGAAAGTGGTGCTGTCGGACAGGTCGCGGCTGATACCACCGAGGAACGTCGCTTGACCTTCCCAGTTATCAAAAGCCGTGTCCCAACCTTGAACGTAACCGCCCCAAAGCGTGGTGTCTTCGATACCGCTGTAGGTAGCGAGGATACCGCCGTGGGTGAACGGTTCGCCGTAATTCATCGTGTAGGCGTAGCTGGTGAAGAAGTTAGAAGGAGCTTGAACCACTTCGTAACCAATGATGGTGTAGAAGTGACCAACCTTAACTTCCCAGTCGCCCCAAGCAGCGGTCAGGTAAGCCTGTGGAATGGCAGTACCGTACAGCTGTTCGCCGTCAGCGGTCGTTGCCGAATCCCAGTCGTTGTCCCAACGGTTGCGGTTGCCGTAACCGAAAGCTTGCGTGTCTGGACCGTCAGCACCGAAAACGGCGTCAACTCGGTAACCCAGATCGAAGCAGTAGGTTTCAGCGTCAGCAGCCTTTTCGGCGTACAACCAAGCTTGGTTCAGCGTGGCAGCATTCGAGATTTGACGGAAGGCAACCGGGGCGTTTCCGTTGTTGGTGTTCACACCACGGAAGTTGCCATAGTAACCACCCGAAATCCAACCACCGATGGTGACACCGCAGTCGTTTTCGCCAAACAAGGTCCAGGCATCGCCGTGTTCACAGCAACCGAACCAATCCATACCGCCACAGCAGCTGTCGCTGTAGCAGCCACAGGTCGAACCACAGGTCGGTGCGGCATCGCAGCCACAGGCTACGTCCGTCGCACAACCGCAATCGGAAGCGATTGCGTTGTAGCTCACCTGGCTGGCGTCAAAAATGCCAGCTTCCTGAGCCGAAGCGACGGTCGAACCGCCGACCATCATTGCGGCTGCCAACATGGCGGCCTTCCAATCCATTTTCATCGTAAAACTCCCTCCAATTCCCAGGAATTCGTGAGCGTCCATAACGCGAATTACCCAACCCGCCGCTCGGATGCCTAAACGCCCTTGTCCATCGGGGCGGGTAATAAACTTACGCTTCCCCATCGAACCTCTTTTTGACCTCGTTGGTGACTCGCCGGTCAGGGCGAAACCAGGAGATCTATCGCCGCCAAGGGGCACGATAGGAGGTGCGTAGCGTCTCGCAGCTAGTCCAGGTTTAGTTGGTTTATCGATACAGACGCTGCGGAAATTGAGTCCGCTATATTCTGCCCGGTAGCTTTGCCATATCCAAAAAGATGACCTGGATTGCCTAGGCTTACATTTGGAGTGCCAGATGGAACGATTATGCGGTAGGGATAGTCCAATGGTGGGGATATTTGCCTAGAAGAGGCCGTCAGGTGACCTATAGGTGTGTCGTAAGTCGACAAATCCCTTGAGTTATGGGCACACTTCGGTAACAATCAAATGTATTAAGGAATGCAGCCAGCTTTCTAAGCCACAAAACTCCTCTGTGCCGGCTCATCGTTTCGCTCGGAAGGTCTATTCGTATGAACAGTTATGTTGCTCGCGCGACCAGCGTACGTCGCGGTTTTACGCTCGTGGAGCTCCTGGTCGTCATCGCGATCATCGGAATCTTGGTCGGTTTGACCCTGCCAGCAGTGCAGATGGCTCGTGAAGCTGGTCGACGTGCCGAGTGTCAGAACAACCTCAAGCAGGTTGGTTTGGCTCTGATCAACTTCTCGACTGATAAAGAAACGCTTCCCGAGGCGGTGGATCCCCTAGGTTATTCCTGGATTGCCAAGATCTTGCCGCAGCTTGAACAAAATAACCTGGCCGAAAGCCTGGACATGACGGTCATGGACTTTACAGCCAAGAACCGTCCGTTCCTGGAAACGCAACTGGAAATGCTGCAGTGCCCATCCGACCCAGAAAACGGCGATCGGACCCCGGTCGATAACATCGGGATCACCAATTACGCCGGTGTCGAAGGTTGGATTTCTGCGGTTTCGTATCAGCAGTTCAACAAGGGTTCGTCCACCGCAGTGGCCGGTACGGCAACTCGCCCCGCTTTCTTTGATACCACTGGTTCGGGTACGACTAACTATCGGGCCAAGAAGATTGACTTGGGTGGTATGTTCCGACCTGCATACGCAACCAATCTGGCGAAGGTCACCGACGGCTTGTCGAATACCGTCATGGTGGCGGAAGTGACGGCCGCTGGTTTCACAGGCGGTACAGACGACAGAACCAACTCGGGGGAAGCGGCATTTATCACTGCGGGTCGCGCACGGGCCGCACTCGTGGGACGCTATCCAAATACGACTCAAATTCCGACAGCCTATTCGGCAATTGTTGACAATGCTGGCTACAAGCCAGATGGTACTAACGCACCAACGTCTTCGCTGTTCGCACCACTGTTCATCTCGTTCCAGGCAATCAACTCGAAGTCGCAATCGGCTTGCACCCCGCACAACGTCGAGCAGTGCGTGTTCGGCGACGGTTCGGTTCATGCCATTTCGCTGACGATCGACAACGACGTCTGGATTCAGCTCACGGCTATGGCTGATGGTACCGTGATCGACTCGTACTAAGAGTTGCCAGCATCATTCAATAAAAAACGGGTGCGATTTGATCGCCCCCGTTTTTTGTTTCTTGAAGGTCTTCCGGCCGCGGTTTAGTAAGCTTTGGCGATGACCATTCGCTTGGAAACTTCCTGTCCGGTGAACAGGCACTTGCCTGGCTCCTCGTCTCCGTCGACTGGAATGCAGCGAGCCGTCAGTTTCAGCTTCTTGAGCTCTTCTTCGACTTCCTTCGCGTCGGCACAGTGGACAAAAGCAAAGCCGCCGTGAATCTCTGGCTTGTCGTCATTCTTGGAGGTGAACCACTTCTTCAGTTCTTCCAGCGAATCGACCTTACGCGAATTATCCTCACGCAGCTTCTTCGCCTTCTCGAACAAGCCGTTCTGGATGTCGGTCAGCGTGGCGGCAACTTCGGCCACAAACTGATCGACCGGGATTCCCTGCTTGTCGTTGGGGGCCTTGTCGCGGCGACCAACGAAAACGCTGCCCGAGGCGACGTCACGCGGACCGACTTCAACGCGGACCGGCACACCGCGCTTGATGTGGTACCAGGTCTTCTCTCCGCCACGCAGGTCGCGATCGTCCATCATGACGCGAACGGGTGCCCCATCGTAAGACTGCGCCTTGAGCTTGGCTTCCAGGTCGTTGCAGAACGCCAGAACCGCGGCTTTCTCTTCATCGCTACGATAAATTGGCAGAATCACGATATGCTTAGGGGCCAATCGCGGCGGAATCACCAGACCGTCATCGTCGCTGTGGGTCATGATCAGGCCACCCACCAGGCGCGTTGAAACCCCCCACGAGGTTGTCCAGGCAAATTCCTCGGTACCTTCGGCCGACTGGAACTTGATTTCCTGGGCCTTCGAGAAGTTCTGACCCAGGAAGTGGGACGTACCGGCCTGCAGGGCTTTGCGGTCCTGCATCATGGCCTCGATACTGACCGTCATGTCGGCCCCTGGAAAGCGTTCCCACGAGGGCTTTTCCCCTTTGATGACCGGCATGGCCATGTAGTTCTCGGCGAAATCGGCGTAGACGTCGAGCATCTGACGTGTCTCGAACAGGGCCTCTTCCTTGGTCGCATGGGCCGTGTGCCCTTCCTGCCACAGGAATTCGGCCGTCCGCAAGAACATCCGGGTACGAAGCTCCCAACGCACCACGTTAGCCCACTGGTTGATCAAAATCGGCAGATCTCGATACGACTGGACCCACTTGGCATACATCGCACCGATGATCGTTTCACTGGTAGGCCGCACAATCAGGGGTTCGTCCAGCTTGCCAGCCGGTACCAGGCCACCATCGGGGCCAGGCTCCAAGCGGTGGTGCGTGACGACAGCGCATTCCTTGGCAAAGCCTTCGACGTGCTCGGCTTCTTTCTCCAGGAAGCTCATGGGGATAAAAAGCGGGAAATAGGCGTTCTCGTGCCCTGTCTCTTTGAACATGCCATCGAGAACTTTTTGCATATTTTCCCAGATACCCCAGCCCCATGGTTTGATGACCATGCACCCGCGCACCGGGGATACCTCGGCCAGGTCGGCGGCCTTGATGACCTGTTGATACCACTCAGGATAGTCCGCTTCGCGAGTCGGGCTGATTGCGTTTTTGGGCGCCTTGGCCATCGGGGTCCCTATGTTCCTATGTCTTTAAAATAAGGGCAAGTTTGCACCATCGGGTGGATCGGCATTCTAAAAAAATCTATCAACTGGGGACAGCCGAGGTAGCCATGTGGTTCCCTGCAACCACATTTGCGGGTCCTTGTTGAGACAGTTGGGTGTCTCTAGAATCGCCTCCAACCTTCTCCCATGGGGGGAACGCGCTTTGCGGAATAGCAGAAGATGGAATAGAAGAGATAGGACCGGGAATGGCCAGAAGAAGCATCACGCAACTAGGTGAGAACGAGAGCATCAACGAGATTTACGTCGCTTCCAGCAAGCAGCTTCGCCCCAACCGCCAGGGCAATCTTTATCTTCAGATGCAGCTTTCCGACAAGTCAGGTGCCGTCAACGCCATGATGTGGAACGCCAACGAAGGCATCTACAAGCGTTTTGAAGATGGCGACTACATTCGGATCCAAGGGACATCCCAGTTCTACAACGGGGCCATGCAGGTCATTGTCTCGCATATCGAGAAAGTCGATGCCCGCGATGTCGACGAGTCCGATTTCATGCAGGTTAGCCCCCAACGCATGGATGCCATGCTGAAGGAGCTGTCGGACCAGCTGCGGGCAATCCGCAACATTCACCTGCGAAATTTGGCCGAATGCTTCCTGATCGATGAAGAACTGGTCGCCCGTTTTCGTAAGTCGCCCGCTGCCGTAAAAAACCACCATGCTTACGAAGGTGGTTTGCTAGAGCATGTGGTCAACCTGATCAAGGTCGGCAAAGCGATCGTCCCGTTCTATCCTCAGGTCGACGAAGATCTGCTGGTGATGGGCATCCTGTTCCACGACATGGGCAAAGTCGACGAACTGAGCACCGACAAGGGGCTTGCTTACAGCGACGAAGGTCAGTTGATCGGTCACTTGGTAAGCGGGGTCAGCATCGTTGATCGCCTGACCAAAGAAGCCGAAAAGCTGGCCGGCGAACCCTTCCCCGAAGAGCTGGCTCTGCGAATCAAGCACATGGTGGTCAGCCATCATGGCAAGCTTGAGTATGGCAGCCCAAAGGTTCCGATGACGGCCGAAGCACTGGCCCTGCACTACATCGATAGCCTCGATGCCCACATGCACGGCTTCGAGAAACTCCTGGCCGACGACGTCAACAGCGACAGCCGCTGGACAACGTACAGTCCTCAGTTTGGCCGCAAGATCTTCAAGGGTGGGGACGCGTAACAGAGTCCTATCTCACGTTGAAGCGGATTTAGTGCCAGCTTATCCACGAGGGGCGATTGTCGATAGTTTGTCGACAATTCTAAGGCTCTGAGATTGTTCTTTGCGCTCGTAGCAAGGCCTTTACGAGTGTTCGCCGAGTGGTTTCTTGGCGGGTGGATCGCTGTAAGTAGCATAATCGTAGCGTCTTACGCTGACATTCTGTGTGCCTGTACATAAAGCCCAGCGGTCAGGTTGACAATTCCTCTGAGTGCCGCAGATTTACGATACCTTTACGGCCCATTCACTCCATCTCAACGATAGTCTGTCATAACTTCTAATGTTCCGAAAGGTTTCCTTAAGCCTTCAGCACAACTTTGCAGGATCGCAGGCAGTTGTGTTGGCCCCACGGCAAAACCTTTCGAGTCCCTTAGAACTTCGATCAGGATGGAGCCTGTCAGATTATGGGTGCCATGTCGCGCAATCGAGATCGGGTTAGAACGTTATTTTTCAGCGATCTGCACTTGGGTTGCCCCTATGCCCGAGTCGAGCCCTTCTTAGATCTGCTGAATCAGCACGAACCACAATACATCTACATTGTGGG
The genomic region above belongs to Blastopirellula marina and contains:
- a CDS encoding DUF1573 domain-containing protein; this encodes MKPIALLLVCLLIGSAAGYGIAYRDASLPNHFGPITDPDQSWKSIPISDDAPQAVVEGGTVFVFGRMELNSVGKHTFIVRNEGQGVLELTMEGTTCKCTMADLKEGDKLEVAPGESTEIKLEWRPKSYQEDFAQTARIATNDPRNSLLELRITGSVVQAVVLDPAEVRFTNLAAGETRKAATKALSYKESAFEIKDLSVTGEQSDLVSVTQRPLTEEELKQANGALAGYLLEVEVKPGLPLGTNRHTIVAHTTSEFAPELEIPVTSFIVGDISVIAVKKYDRDKSLLYLNKLKKSEGAATKLFLIIKGPHRDSVSVKLDETFPKYMKVEVGEPESLNNGTVRKIPLTVEIPAGVPEGNFLGPERKDLGKIALSVEGHPEIKEVNIGVYFSVE
- a CDS encoding O-antigen ligase family protein produces the protein MASKQKQNRRQSNESSGSSLLPSLVGTGIAFLAVVTPLVSSEGSPERGAELWLAVAWCLLLVLWGATALMKPKLEVRWSWTETCLAGFLVWLAISTWFVAGEGNLRAAFNSYWDYASVLIAYFLIRQWVVTEAQRHALLSAMLCLAVFVSSFAIYQYLVEMPAQRAGYAANAEQILMDNGIDPTPGNPIRALFESRLNSTEPVATFTLTNSLAGFLVPWILVSIGWLKNSFSPETNWKRIAGLAVAIALVGICLLLTKSRTAWLATLFGLGLLGLYGTSIGRRVSWVIPAAGLTVFLGLFMLGFVTGVLDVEVLSEAPKSVLYRLQYWQGAAAIIANHPIFGCGLSNFQGYYPEFMLPMASETVADPHNFIFEVWASAGTPALLLLVAAMVLWTLSIARDPQPTEATPKPPADDADNRSAYPLWLGAGLALVFAPLLQMIMQEVPPDFMPLFVGILPTGLVAMTLWGKPIAQNQRLWLCIAVAALTIDLLAAGGISFPSVAGSLFLLAAIASPLQPSIILEDTPRKLLPLGVGAVGLMVVTLWGIQPSQARRTQMSLSTLAARRGDWQAMQQHAQMATAADTWSKEGPSALASVYFQGWVNNPDASLEVRQPLRDSFEDALAKTFERAGHSFPLHNSAGEWLLDIYRQSDNPDDLLAAIDHFREATRLFPNRAIHHAQLAWALHLAGLQEESLVHANEALRLDELNPHAERYLNRLKIHDPGPWKTVENQKPAPDPKLSAKQVVENLRTMEG
- a CDS encoding MraY family glycosyltransferase, whose product is MTWSPGIAFAFIVAAMLPGLILSLITTSLVRRWAPKLGLVDLPNERKVHVIPTPLGGGIGIWVGLVVPFAIAQALVWYASNHPDMTFSSGLLQRGWDFAQPHLAGYQEKAVSLWTLLTLATVLFTVGLLDDLTGLGWKVRLAVQFAVAATVVWFLGWKLSFFVEIPWIPEIVTLFWIVALINSFNMLDNMDGLSAGIAGIGSFMLASVLLLAPDPTTAGPQLFVGGFLLVLTGSILGFLYHNRPPAKIFMGDAGSYLIGFCMAVMTILATFGSYENNRQHAILAPLCILAVPLYDLITVLYIRIREGRSPFQADKCHFSHRLVEMGFSKTSAVMVIYLLTMTCGLGALLLHMVDWIGAIFVLLLVFCVLCLIALIEKAARRKERNRSE
- a CDS encoding DUF4416 family protein — its product is MGEIQQPRKILPIIAAFSRYPAALEWGREQAEAQWGEIALISEPFLLTETTYYDQEMGPGQYKQFWAFSQLRSPGDLPDWKRTSNSWEETYAQKGQWPEERPLNLDPGYISEAKLVLATTKDRDHRIYLRDGIYAEVTLHFRRKAWTSWPWTYPDYQRPEYHEFFDRCRAYLRQQMAS
- a CDS encoding outer membrane beta-barrel protein is translated as MKMDWKAAMLAAAMMVGGSTVASAQEAGIFDASQVSYNAIASDCGCATDVACGCDAAPTCGSTCGCYSDSCCGGMDWFGCCEHGDAWTLFGENDCGVTIGGWISGGYYGNFRGVNTNNGNAPVAFRQISNAATLNQAWLYAEKAADAETYCFDLGYRVDAVFGADGPDTQAFGYGNRNRWDNDWDSATTADGEQLYGTAIPQAYLTAAWGDWEVKVGHFYTIIGYEVVQAPSNFFTSYAYTMNYGEPFTHGGILATYSGIEDTTLWGGYVQGWDTAFDNWEGQATFLGGISRDLSDSTTFTWAVNAGDWGKTNGGNIYMNSFVLTHDLGCGYSYVFQHDLGVQTNIPGEAAYWYGVNQYFFKEINDCWSAGIRAEWFCDEDGARVGNGPGSYYATTIGLNWKPNANVIVRPEVRLEKFDGIYGNGGTPYAEGTHDDCVFYGFDAIFTF
- a CDS encoding DUF1559 domain-containing protein; protein product: MNSYVARATSVRRGFTLVELLVVIAIIGILVGLTLPAVQMAREAGRRAECQNNLKQVGLALINFSTDKETLPEAVDPLGYSWIAKILPQLEQNNLAESLDMTVMDFTAKNRPFLETQLEMLQCPSDPENGDRTPVDNIGITNYAGVEGWISAVSYQQFNKGSSTAVAGTATRPAFFDTTGSGTTNYRAKKIDLGGMFRPAYATNLAKVTDGLSNTVMVAEVTAAGFTGGTDDRTNSGEAAFITAGRARAALVGRYPNTTQIPTAYSAIVDNAGYKPDGTNAPTSSLFAPLFISFQAINSKSQSACTPHNVEQCVFGDGSVHAISLTIDNDVWIQLTAMADGTVIDSY
- the proS gene encoding proline--tRNA ligase; amino-acid sequence: MAKAPKNAISPTREADYPEWYQQVIKAADLAEVSPVRGCMVIKPWGWGIWENMQKVLDGMFKETGHENAYFPLFIPMSFLEKEAEHVEGFAKECAVVTHHRLEPGPDGGLVPAGKLDEPLIVRPTSETIIGAMYAKWVQSYRDLPILINQWANVVRWELRTRMFLRTAEFLWQEGHTAHATKEEALFETRQMLDVYADFAENYMAMPVIKGEKPSWERFPGADMTVSIEAMMQDRKALQAGTSHFLGQNFSKAQEIKFQSAEGTEEFAWTTSWGVSTRLVGGLIMTHSDDDGLVIPPRLAPKHIVILPIYRSDEEKAAVLAFCNDLEAKLKAQSYDGAPVRVMMDDRDLRGGEKTWYHIKRGVPVRVEVGPRDVASGSVFVGRRDKAPNDKQGIPVDQFVAEVAATLTDIQNGLFEKAKKLREDNSRKVDSLEELKKWFTSKNDDKPEIHGGFAFVHCADAKEVEEELKKLKLTARCIPVDGDEEPGKCLFTGQEVSKRMVIAKAY
- a CDS encoding 3'-5' exoribonuclease YhaM family protein yields the protein MARRSITQLGENESINEIYVASSKQLRPNRQGNLYLQMQLSDKSGAVNAMMWNANEGIYKRFEDGDYIRIQGTSQFYNGAMQVIVSHIEKVDARDVDESDFMQVSPQRMDAMLKELSDQLRAIRNIHLRNLAECFLIDEELVARFRKSPAAVKNHHAYEGGLLEHVVNLIKVGKAIVPFYPQVDEDLLVMGILFHDMGKVDELSTDKGLAYSDEGQLIGHLVSGVSIVDRLTKEAEKLAGEPFPEELALRIKHMVVSHHGKLEYGSPKVPMTAEALALHYIDSLDAHMHGFEKLLADDVNSDSRWTTYSPQFGRKIFKGGDA